The DNA segment CTCCGGTCTTCTGCTTCGCTTCGAAAAGCGGTTCAGAAGACCGCCGGCTGATGCCGGCGGGAGGAAGGTGGAGGTATCAGTCCCAGCTTAATGCGCCGCCGGTCTGATATTCAGTGACGCGCGTCTCGAAGAAATTCTTCTCCTTGCGCAGGTTCGCCTGCTCGTCCAGCCACTCGATCGCGTTCTCCGCGCCCGGGAAAGGCTCTTCGAGGCCGAGCTGCTTGGCGCGGCGGTTGGCGACGAAGCGGAACTGGTCGCTGTGCATCTCGGCGGTGTAGCCGAGGATCGGGTCGGGCAGGAGGTAGCAGGCGTAGCCGCTTTCGGCGGCCTCGGCCTCGTCCCACATCTCGCGGATGGCCTTGGGATCGGGGCGGATGTTTTCCTCCAGCATGATCTGCTTGGCCACGCGGATGCCGAAGCTGGCGTGCATGACCTCGTCGCGCATGATGTATTGCAGCTGTTCGGCGGTGCCCTTCATCAGGCCGCGGCGCTGCAGGGCGAAGATAGGGGTGAAGCCGTTGTAGAACCAGCTGCCTTCGAACACGGCGGCGAAGAAGATGTACGCCATGAGGAAGTTCATCAGTTCGCCGCGGTCCTTGAGGTCGATGTCGGGACGCAGGACGGAGTCGAGCCGGCGGTTGGCGATGCGGATCTTGGCGTGGATCTCGGGGACCACGCGATAGCGGTTGTAGATCTCGCCCTGGTCGAGGCCGATGGTTTCGATGCAGTGCTGGTAGGTCCAGGTGTGCAGGGATTCCTCGTAGACCTGGCGGGCCTGGTAGATCTGCAGCTCGGGCGCGGACATCTTTTCCATCACCGCGAGGCCGATGTTGCGCATGGCCAGGATGTCGGAGGTAGTCAGGTAGGCGAGCACGTTCTCGTAGACGTGGCGTTCTTCCAGGGTGAGCTTGTGGAAGTAGTCGTGCACGTCGGAGGCCATGTTGATGTCGAGCGGCGTCCAGTGGTTCTTGTTGGCGTTGAGGAAGTAGTTCCACGCCCAGGGGTACTTGAACGGCGCGAGCTGGTTTACGTCGGTGAGGCCGTTGACGACGCGCTTGTCGTCGGCCTTGACCGGCTGGCTCTCGCGTTCATCTTCGGCGGACCCGATAATGTCTTGCGCACCCGCGTTATCAGGCTCGCGCCTGACTGCGGGCGCAAGCGGATCGTCCCAGTCTTTCATGACGAGGCTCCTGTGGTTTTTAAGGGATAGGCCGGGCTGCGCGCCGGCTGACGTTGAAACCAGACCCTATGCGTGCGGGCATCCGGATAGGGTTTGGCTGGCCTAAAGTCGATGGGATAGCGTGACAGCCGCAGCGATGGCGGCGGAGTCACCCGCGACGGTGGATTACCGCCGCGAGTGTTTTTCCACGAAATACAGGACCATCATCAGCAGGCCGCTGATGATGCCTGTGCCTGTCGGAAGCCAAAAACTCACGGCTCCGCTCATGAACATGGAAACGAATACGGCCGAAAAAGTCGCGGCTACCAAAACCCAGGCGATCGCATGACGTGCTTTGGCGTGTGTTCCGTTCATGTTCGTGCTCAAGGGCTGTTGGCGGGCGTGCATGGTCTGCTCCATTCTATTTCGAAAGGAAAAGCAAGACAAATGACACGCCCGCCGCGAGCGCGGTTGCCCCGATATCCCAGGGCGTCGGGTCACCACCTGCAGCCAGGTGCTTCATCCCGAGCACAACCGCTCCCCACAGCCCGAGAGACATCAGTCTCAGGGCGTGTTTCATCTTCATTTCCTCATTCTTGATTAACGTTGGCGTTGTTCGACGGAGAAGGCCGTCGATCCTTTGGAGAACCCCATCATTCTGGCATGCCCAGGAAGGCATGCTAGGATGATGGCATCTCTCAACAAACACACATGAGGGCATCGATGAATACCGAAGACACCATCGACTTTGTCAGCTACCGCAAGCGTCCCGAAGTGCGCAACCGAGTGCTCACCCGTCGGCACGAGCGTCTCCGCAAAGAGAAGCCGGATCTGGCCGAAAAGCATCACCGACTACTGGAGGCAATCTTCGAAGATCCGGAAGTACAGAAAGTCTGCGAAGAAAACGACATTTAGACGCCGCCAGGCACCGAATCGAGTAAAAGAAGAGCCCGCATCAAGCGGGCTCTTCGCGATAGGGCGTATCAGTTGTACCGATACCCCGCAAGAAAGCCGTGAACCTCCTCGCTGGACAATCCGATCCTGTCGGCCGCCTCCCAGACCTTGGCTTCCGCCAGATCCGGATCTTTGGCATACAGGGCGTCGAAACGCGCTTCCAACACCGCAAGCGGCCGCACGCGACGGTCACGCGAATGCAGGTTGATGAACGCAGCGACGATAGGGTTTTCACGGTCGTTAATCATGGTCATGACAGTTCTCCTCGGGGCCGCTACTCCCTGAAGAAAATCTCATGTCCCATCCGCGTAGCGGAGAGGACATCATGACTCCCATCGCGGGAGAGATGTCCCGCAGATGGGTGCAATGTCCGGGATGCCTCCCGGAAGTTGTCTTGCGATAAGCTCGCAAGCGGCTATGTGAAATCTGATCGTTACGCCTGGCTGCCCACGCTGTCAAGCGCTCGCATATCGGGCATCGCTCAATGCCTGAAATGCGCCGCCCCGAAGGGCGGCAAATCGGTGTTAATTACGTTATGGGAACAGCCGGATTTGACCCTGGCTCTCCAATTTTGTGCGATACGACTGATCAGTGCAGTGCTCGATCGCCTGAACCTCCGTCTTGCAATATTCTCCGCATTCGGAACAAACCCAGTATTCGACCTCGCTGATCGTTGGCGGACAGCATTCCCGCGCCTCGTCATAATCCTCGTATTCCGCGCCGCATTCTTCGCAGCGGAATAGTTCTATTTTCTCGACGATGTGATTCGCCGAAAAATCTGGTTCGTTCAGGGTTTTCATTGGCACCTCCTTAGATGAGGCACTGAGACAGCGTGACCGAAAGTTCCGGGTCCTCGCTGGTCAGCAGCATCGGTTTGTTGCTGGACGCGATGTGGATGCTGACTTCTTCCCCGGACAATACTGAAATTGCGTCCTGCAAATAGCTGAGCGTAAAGCCAACCCGACAGGTGTCACCCTGATACTCGCAGTCGATCTCAATGTTGCCGGCATCGGCGCTCATCGCTGAATGGGCATTCAGCGCCAGCTTTCCGGGAGCAATATCCGCGGCCACGGCCCGATATTTCGCATCAGAAAAACCGCCAATCAAATCGACGGCCTCACGCAATTGCTCACGGTTGACCACGACCGGTGTCGGCACTTCTTTCGCCAGTAT comes from the Acidihalobacter yilgarnensis genome and includes:
- a CDS encoding ribonucleotide-diphosphate reductase subunit beta; the protein is MKDWDDPLAPAVRREPDNAGAQDIIGSAEDERESQPVKADDKRVVNGLTDVNQLAPFKYPWAWNYFLNANKNHWTPLDINMASDVHDYFHKLTLEERHVYENVLAYLTTSDILAMRNIGLAVMEKMSAPELQIYQARQVYEESLHTWTYQHCIETIGLDQGEIYNRYRVVPEIHAKIRIANRRLDSVLRPDIDLKDRGELMNFLMAYIFFAAVFEGSWFYNGFTPIFALQRRGLMKGTAEQLQYIMRDEVMHASFGIRVAKQIMLEENIRPDPKAIREMWDEAEAAESGYACYLLPDPILGYTAEMHSDQFRFVANRRAKQLGLEEPFPGAENAIEWLDEQANLRKEKNFFETRVTEYQTGGALSWD